The nucleotide window GGTCGCGGTCCACGCCCTTGTAGGAGGCGGTCAGCGCCGAGGTGGTGGCGGACGACTTCAGCCGTACCTTCTCGATGGTGTCGGTCCCGGACCGGCCCGCCGGGCAGGGCGCGCCGACCGTCGGCCCCACGGTCGTGCCCGAGATCCCGCTGACCGCGCCGGTGAGCCGGAAGCCGACGACCCGGCCACCGCGGCCGGCGCCGTAGCCGGCCGTCGTGTCGTAGGCGACGGACGAGCTCAGATCGTCCCGCGCGCTCAGCCGCAGATGGGTCACCTCGACGGTCACGGGCCGGGTGCCGCCGCAGACGACGGAGTAGGTGTCCTCGATCGACGTGCTGTGGCTGAAGGTGACTCCGGCCGCGACCGCGCGCAGCGTCGCGGCGCTCCAGCGGTAGGCGGTCCTGACGTCGCCGCCGCCGACGAAGCCGGTGCCGGTGGCGGGGTCGAACCTGATCGAGGCGGACGCCGCCGTGGCGGGCACGAGGACGCCCGCGAGGGCGACGGCGACGGCGGCGAGGGTGGAAAAGAGGCGGGAGTGCATGTCGGTCTCCTGAGATGTGCAGGCGCACGTACAACGTGGAGACCCGATGATCACATATTTTGCCCGAGTTTGCCCCGAAAGGGGGATTTCAGGTCAGGCGGGCAAGCCGTCGAGGCGGGCGAGCACCTGGAGCATCACCTCGTCGGCGCCCGCGCCGATCGAGGTCAGCCGGGTGTCGCGCAGCATGCGGGCGGTCCAGGTCTCCTCGAGATAGCCCATGCCGCCGTGGAACTGCAGGCACCGGTCGGCCACCTCGCGGATCAGCCGGCCCGCCTTGAGCTTCGCCACCGTCGCCATCCGGGTGATGTCCTCGCCGGCCATCAGCGCCTCGCAGGTGACCAGGTTGTGGCTGCGCAGCAGGTCCACCTCCGCCTGCAACTCGGTGAGGCGGAAGGCGACGTACTGCCGGTCGGCGAGCGGGCGGCCGAAGACCGTGCGGTCGTGGATGAACCGGCGGGTGCGATCCAGGGCGTACTGGCACTGGCCGACGGTGGTGTACGCGGCGAACATCCGCTCGGTGACGAACTGGCGCATCTGCTGCTGGAAGCCGCGCCCGACCTCGCCGATGGTGTTGGCGACCGGCACGCGCACGCCGTCCAGCACCAGCTCGGCGGTGTCGGAGCAGCGGTTGCCGAGCTTCTCGAAGGTGCGCGCGACGCTGAAGCCGGGCAGGTCGGTCGGCACGAGGATCTGCGACATCCCGCGGTGCCCGCCCTCGTCCGAGGTGCGCGCGAGCAGGCAGATCCAGTCGGCCTGCGCGCCGTTGGTGATGTAGATCTTGCGGCCGGTGATGACCCAGTCGTCGCCGTCGCGCACGGCGCGGGTGCTCAGCCGGGAGACGTCGGAGCCGATGTCCGGCTCGGTGACGGCGATCGCGGTGACCGCGGTGCCGGCGACGGCTGGCGTGAGGTAGCGCTCCTTGAGCTCGGCCGACCCGAACTCGTGCAGCGACGGCGTCGCCATCATCGCCTGCACGCCCAGGGCCATCCCGACGCCGGTCGCGTGCATCCGCCCGTACTCCTCGGCGGCGACGAGCTGGAAGCTGTGGTCGGCGCCCTCGCCGCCGTAGGCCGGGTCGTACTCCAGGCCGAGCAGGCCGAGGGCCGCGGCCTTGGGGAACACGTCGTGCAGGGGCGCGCGCCCGGCGGCCTCCCACTCGTCGACATGCGGGTTGATCTCGGTGTCGACGAACCGGCGGACGCTGTCGGCGAAGGCGCGGTGGTCCTCGTTGAGGCGCATACGCCGAACGGTAGCGACGACCCGCCGCAGAAACAAGCGTGCTTGCTTGTTTTTCCCGGCTGTGCCAGTGTCCGTGGCATGAGCGAGCTTGCGAGCGAATCATCAGCTCAGGTTGAAACTCATGTCATCGCCGGAGCGCCAGCGGAGGGGATGGCATGAGCGAGCTTGCGAGCGAATCATCAGCTCAGGTTGAAACTCATGTCATCGCCGGAGCGCCAGCGGAGGGGATGGCATGAGCGAGCTTGCGAACGCTGGGACGCTGCGGGTCGGCAACTGTTCCGGGTTCTACGGTGACCGGCTCTCGGCCATGCGGGAGATGCTCGAGGGCGGCGAGCTCGACGTGCTCACCGGCGACTACCTGGCCGAGCTGACAATGCTCATCCTCGGCCGGGACCGGATGGCCGACCCGTCCGCCGGCTACGCCCGGACGTTCCTCGCCCAGCTGCGGGACTGCCTGCGGCTGGCGCTGGACCGCGGTGTCCGCATCGTCGCCAACGCGGGCGGCGTCAATCCGGCCGGCCTGGTCGCCGCGATCCGCGAGCTGGGCCCCGCCAAGGTCGCCCTGGTGCGCGGCGACGACCTGACCGCGCGGGCCGGCGCGCTCGGGCTGGGCTCGCCGCTCGGCGCGCACGCCTACCTCGGCGCGTTCGGGATCGCCCGGGCCCTGGCCGGCGGCGCCGACATCGTCGTCACCGGGCGGGTGACCGACGCCTCGCTGGTCGTCGGCCCGGCGATCGCGCACTTCGGCTGGGGCCGCACCGACCTCGACGCGCTCGCCGGCGCCACCGTCGCCGGCCACGTCATCGAGTGCGGCACGCAGGCCACCGGCGGCAACTACCCGTTCTTCACCGAGATCGCCGACCTGGTCCGGCCAGGCTTCCCGATCGCCGAGCTCCACCCGGACGGCTCCAGCGTCATCACCAAGCACCCGGGCACCGCGGGCGCGGTCACCGTCGGCACGGTGACCGCCCAGCTCGTGTACGAGGTGGACGACGCCCGGTACGCCGGCCCCGACGTCACCACCCGCCTCGACACGGTCTCGCTGCGGCAGGCCGGGCCGGACCGGGTGGAGATCACCGGGGTACGCGGTGAGGCGCCGCCGCCCGACCTCAAGGTGTCGTGCACCTCGATCGGCGGCTACCGCAACGAGATGACCGTGGTGCTGACCGGCCTCGACATCGAGGCAAAGGCCGACCTGTTCCGCCGCCAGTTCGAGGACGCCCGTGGCAAGGCCGAGCCGGCCGAGGTCACCTGGCACCTGGCCCGGGTCGACACCGTGGACGCGCCGACGCAGCAGCGGGCGTCCGCCCTGCTGACCGTCGTCGCCCGGGACGCGGACGAGAAGGTGGCCGGCCGCGCGTTCACCAATCCCGCCGTCGAGGTCGCGCTCGCCTCGTACCCGGGCTTCTTCAGCACGACGCCGCCGGGGCGCGCGCACCCGTACGGCGTGTTCACCGCCGGGTACGTGCCGCAGGGCGTCGTCGCGCACGAGGTCGTGCACGACGACGGGACCGTCGAGCCGGTCGGGCCGCCGGCGCTCACCCTCGCCCTCGAGCCCCTGCCGGGGCCGGCGCCCGGGCCCGCGCCCGGCGATCCGGGTCCGGTCGTGCGCCTACCGCTCGGGACGATCGCCGGCGCGCGCTCCGGCGACAAGGGCGGAAACGCCAACGTCGGGCTCTGGGTGCGCGACGACGCGGCGTACCCGTGGCTCGCCGCGCTGATCACCGAGGACACCGTCCGCGAGCTGCTGCCGGAGGCCGCGGCGCTGCCGGTGCGGATCACCCGGCTGCCCGGCATCCGGGCCGTCAACGTCGTCATCGAAGGCCTGCTCGGCCAGGGCGTTGCGTACCAGGCGCGCTTCGACCCGCAGGCCAAGGGGCTCGGCGAGTGGCTGCGCTCGCGGCACGTCGACATCCCCGTCTCGCTGCTACCCGTACCCGAGGAGCACCCGTGACCATCCTGCGGTCCACCATCGACGCCGACGGCGCGGACGCCCGCGCCGCCCGGCAGGCGATGCTCGACGCCCTCGACGAGATCGCCGCCGAGACCGCCAAGGCCGTGGCCGGCGGCGGCGAGAAGGCGACCGCCCGGCACCGGGCGCGGGGCAAGATGACCGCCCGGGAGCGGATCGAGCTGCTGCTCGACCTGGACTCGCCGTTCCTGGAGCTGGCCGCGCTGGCCGGCTACGGCTCGCAGTTCACCGTCGGCGGCAGCGTCGTCGCCGGCATCGGCGTGGTCAGCGGCGTGGAGTGCCTGCTGGTGGCGAACGATCCCACGGTCAAGGGCGGCGCGAGCAACCCCTGGTCGCTGCGGAAGTCGCTGCGGATGCACGAGATCGCGCTGCGGAACCGGCTGCCGATCATCGCGCTCGTCGAGTCCGGCGGCGCGGACCTGCCGACGCAGAAGGAGGTCTTCATCCCCGGCGGGGCCGTCTTCCGCGACCTCACCCGCCTGTCCGCCGCCGGGATCCCGACGATCGCGCTGGTCTTCGGCAACTCGACGGCCGGCGGCGCCTACCTGCCCGGCATGAGCGACCACGTGGTGATGATCGAGAAACAGTCCAAGGTGTTCCTCGCCGGCCCGCCCCTGGTCAAGGCCGCCACCGGCGAGGAGTCCGACGACGAGTCGCTGGGCGGCGCGGAGATGCACGCCCGGGTGTCCGGCCTCGCCGACTACTACGCCGTCGACGAACAGGACGCCATCCGGATCGGCCGGCGGATCGTCGCGCGACTGAACCACAGCAAGGCGTCCGGGCCGGCGACGGCCGAACCGAGGCCGCCGCGGTACCCCGCCGAGGAGCTGCTGGCGATCGTGCCGCCCGACCTGAAGTCGCCGTTCGACCCCCGGGAACTCATCGCCCGGATCGTCGACGACAGCGACTTCGACGAGTTCAAGCCGCTGTACGGCGACTCGCTGGTGACCGGCTGGGCCCAGCTGCACGGCTACGCGGTCGGCATCCTGGCCAACGCCCGCGGCGTGCTGTTCAGCGCCGAGGCGCAGAAGGCGGCGCAGTTCATCCAGCTCGCCAACAAGTCCAACACTCCCCTGCTGTTCCTGCACAACACGACCGGGTACATGGTCGGCAAGGAGTACGAGCAGGGCGGGATCATCAAGCACGGCGCCATGATGATCAACGCGGTGTCGAACTCGACGGTCCCGCACATCTCCCTGCTCGTCGGCAACTCCTACGGCGCCGGGCACTACGGCATGTGCGGCCGGGCCTACGACCCCAGGTTCCTCTTCGCCTGGCCGAGCGCCCGCTCCTCGGTCATGGGCGCGCAGCAGCTCGCCGACGTCACCTACATGGTCTCCAAGGCGTCGGCGCTGTCGCAGGGCAGGCCGTTCGACGAGGACGGCGCTCAGGTGGTCCGGCACATGATCGAGCAGCAGATCTCCGCGGAGGCGATGCCGATGGTCCTGTCCGGGATGGTCTACGACGACGGCAT belongs to Amorphoplanes digitatis and includes:
- a CDS encoding acyl-CoA dehydrogenase family protein, whose amino-acid sequence is MRLNEDHRAFADSVRRFVDTEINPHVDEWEAAGRAPLHDVFPKAAALGLLGLEYDPAYGGEGADHSFQLVAAEEYGRMHATGVGMALGVQAMMATPSLHEFGSAELKERYLTPAVAGTAVTAIAVTEPDIGSDVSRLSTRAVRDGDDWVITGRKIYITNGAQADWICLLARTSDEGGHRGMSQILVPTDLPGFSVARTFEKLGNRCSDTAELVLDGVRVPVANTIGEVGRGFQQQMRQFVTERMFAAYTTVGQCQYALDRTRRFIHDRTVFGRPLADRQYVAFRLTELQAEVDLLRSHNLVTCEALMAGEDITRMATVAKLKAGRLIREVADRCLQFHGGMGYLEETWTARMLRDTRLTSIGAGADEVMLQVLARLDGLPA
- a CDS encoding acyclic terpene utilization AtuA family protein — its product is MSELANAGTLRVGNCSGFYGDRLSAMREMLEGGELDVLTGDYLAELTMLILGRDRMADPSAGYARTFLAQLRDCLRLALDRGVRIVANAGGVNPAGLVAAIRELGPAKVALVRGDDLTARAGALGLGSPLGAHAYLGAFGIARALAGGADIVVTGRVTDASLVVGPAIAHFGWGRTDLDALAGATVAGHVIECGTQATGGNYPFFTEIADLVRPGFPIAELHPDGSSVITKHPGTAGAVTVGTVTAQLVYEVDDARYAGPDVTTRLDTVSLRQAGPDRVEITGVRGEAPPPDLKVSCTSIGGYRNEMTVVLTGLDIEAKADLFRRQFEDARGKAEPAEVTWHLARVDTVDAPTQQRASALLTVVARDADEKVAGRAFTNPAVEVALASYPGFFSTTPPGRAHPYGVFTAGYVPQGVVAHEVVHDDGTVEPVGPPALTLALEPLPGPAPGPAPGDPGPVVRLPLGTIAGARSGDKGGNANVGLWVRDDAAYPWLAALITEDTVRELLPEAAALPVRITRLPGIRAVNVVIEGLLGQGVAYQARFDPQAKGLGEWLRSRHVDIPVSLLPVPEEHP
- a CDS encoding acyl-CoA carboxylase subunit beta, with amino-acid sequence MTILRSTIDADGADARAARQAMLDALDEIAAETAKAVAGGGEKATARHRARGKMTARERIELLLDLDSPFLELAALAGYGSQFTVGGSVVAGIGVVSGVECLLVANDPTVKGGASNPWSLRKSLRMHEIALRNRLPIIALVESGGADLPTQKEVFIPGGAVFRDLTRLSAAGIPTIALVFGNSTAGGAYLPGMSDHVVMIEKQSKVFLAGPPLVKAATGEESDDESLGGAEMHARVSGLADYYAVDEQDAIRIGRRIVARLNHSKASGPATAEPRPPRYPAEELLAIVPPDLKSPFDPRELIARIVDDSDFDEFKPLYGDSLVTGWAQLHGYAVGILANARGVLFSAEAQKAAQFIQLANKSNTPLLFLHNTTGYMVGKEYEQGGIIKHGAMMINAVSNSTVPHISLLVGNSYGAGHYGMCGRAYDPRFLFAWPSARSSVMGAQQLADVTYMVSKASALSQGRPFDEDGAQVVRHMIEQQISAEAMPMVLSGMVYDDGIIDPRDTRDVLGVALSAIHTAPVRGTDAFGVFRM